Within the Opitutales bacterium genome, the region TGAGTCCGCTTCTGCCAGTGCATCGAAATGAGACTCAAAATCAAACTTGTTCGGTCCAGTCATCAGCATCGGATGCTCTGCAAGCCTAACAAATTATCGAGTAAAAATTCTAGACGACTCATTGCATCAGACAGTCTCAGATATATGATTTGATGGATCCTGCTTAGACTGCCGGTTTATGATCTCTGCTACCAAACCCAAAGACACAAGCTGCGCTCCAAGCAAAAGCAGCAAAATCCCCAAGAAAAATAGCGGTCGACCGCCAATCCCCTCTCCAAAGAAAATCTTCATAAAGGACAGATAAAAGAGAATCAAAAATCCGATCGAGCCAAACAAGAGGCCCGCTCCTCCAAAAATATGAGCTGGTCGCCGCAAATAGCGGGTCAATACAATCACCGTGATTAAATCCAACAGGCCCTTTACAAAACGCTTGCTTCCGTACTTAGAGACTCCGTGAAGGCGCGGCAGATGATTTACCGGTAACTCACCAATACGGAAACCTTCTGCATCGGCGAGAATAGGGATGAATCGATGCAGCTCTCCAAACAGCTTCACGCGTTTTACCACAATGCCTCGATAAGCTTTAAACCCACAATTGAAGTCATGGAGTTGAACTCCGCTGCCGACTCGAGCCAGGGCGTTGAACACCCGTGACGGCAAAGTCTTATCGATAGGGTCGTGGCGCACTTGTTTCCAGCCCGAGACAAGATCATAGCCCTGATCCAACTTGCTTAGGAAATTGGGAATTTCCTGCGGATCATCTTGTAGGTCCGAGTCCATAGTAATCACCACATCTGCATCGGCCTCGTCAAAACCGAGCTGCAATGCTTCAGCTTTGCCAAAATTGCGTCTCAACCGCAGCCCATGAACGCGAGTTGGGTTTTCTATTTTTAAGTCACAGATCGCTTTCCATGAGTCGTCTCCACTCCCATCGTCCACAAAATAATAACCGTGCTCCCAGCCATCAAGCTCTGACACGACAGCTTCGATCCGTTCATACAATTCGATAACGGTCGCCTCCTCATTATAGACAGGAATGATAAAACTCAGTTTCCGATGGCTCATGTGGCAGCTTCATTCAACGTCGCTGAAAACAAAAGTTTTGCAGAGCATGCAACAGCTCAGGACTGGTTTTCGACGAAGACACAAAAAGCCGCACCCACAAGGATGCAGCTTTGGTGATGATATTTTTTTTATTCCCAATTAAAGGGAAAAGGTAAGAGCGGTTGCACCTGAGGTAGGTGTATGATCGTCAGTGCCGCCGCCACCTGCGCCATTTGGTAGACCAGAAATATTGAATGTTTTACCCTGAGTAAGGGTAGCTGGATAAGTCTCGCCCAAGATTTTCAATGCATCAGAATCTGCGGCATTGATATAGCTGTCAAAACCTACAAGATCATCCAACCCAGCTTTCGTTATACCAAATTCCAGGAAATATTGGTTGGCTGCCGCTTGAATTTGGCGTCCGTTGTTCACGATCGACTTATTCTGTGAGTTAGTGCGCACTTTTTGGAATGCGGGCACCGCCATCGCTGCAAGAAGACCAATGATGACAACCACGATCATAATCTCGACGAGAGTGAATCCTTTTTTATTTTTCATAAGTATTATATCAATGATTTATTAATAGAGTATAATTTACATGCTTTACGTGCAGAATAGTATGAAACGGCTTCAACAATTTGGACTCAATTTTAAAAGCATAAAACCACCGTTTTTTGACGTTCATTTAGCGAATTCATTACCAAATTTTCTCAGGCTACTTTGAAAATCATATACAAATGGCCAAAGATAGATTGATAACATCTTAAAGGTGTATGCTTTACTTGGGTGTCGAATAAAGGCGCAGACCGTGATCAGGAATCCTTGAGAACCAAAAAGCCTCAGGATCTTCTTTATAAAGCCTTACTTCCTCTTCAGTCAGCTCAAACTCAGGGTTCAAATCTCTTTCATGCAAGCCATCAATTACTACTAAACGCACTGTGTGGTAGGGCTTAAAAGGAAATTCTGCTATCACACGCCCTCTGACAGGTAGTATCAAGTTTTCTGAGGCCGAAGAATACTCCACCCTATCTTGAGGAACTCGGTAAACGACTTGGACAAAATAAAAGTTATGGGACTGCAGCTGAATTTGAAAGGCAAAATCCGCCAGCCTGTCATTGATCTCAAGAGGGGAAGAGGACGGGATATTGTGCATCCGCCATGCAAAGGGCCGACTTGCGATTACATACGGGTTGGGATCATTCCGATCCTCAATGATTTCAAGCGCCCAACGGTCGACCTCTGCGTGGAAATTACGCTCTGTGGCCACTCTGCGTGCTTGGCTTGGCAAAATGAGCAGGGCCCACTCCAGGCAAATCGCTCCTATTAAAATTCTTCGCATCCAGCGCTTCTCAATAAATGCATGCGCGAGTGACCATATCATCGCAAAGGTTGCCACCCCAAGTAACGGCAAGGTGAGACGAGATACCTCCAACTTCTCCACTTGGCCCCAATGGTAGCTCATCAAAATGACAAAATTTACCACAACTACGATGCCCATTAACAGGCTGAACCATGCACCCACCTGTTTAAGGCTGAATGTCCGAATCAACCGAACGCCGACAAGTAGCAGGCATGGAAACGCAAGCACCCCCAATAGGAAACCCGCTGAATCGTGTATCGAAGGCTCAAAAAAATACAGCACCGCATAACTCAAATTCTCCGGAATAAACTGGAGGGAGAATGCGCTTTCTGACGCTGTTGTCATTGTCTGCCAGTAAGCGCTCGGATCGTCGAGATGGTAGGCGTGTCGCCAGAGAACGGGATACAGCGCCACAACGAAGACTAAATAAGGCTTCAGGAGCCATCGATCGCCATGAAATGCCGCGCGGTACACTGCTAGAGCTGACACCGGCATGGCAAAGAGCGCAGACTCATAACGGGTATACACTAAAAATAAAGTGCCTACGAGGAGGAGCCCCCACGTTCCCAACCGCGGCTGCTGGACAAAGCCGTAACCCAGTGCAGTAACCACCAAAATAAAAAGCAGATTTTGCAGTTCAAAGCCGGCACCGTTGACGTTCTGAACAAACAAAGGCATGCCATATAGCAACACAGTAGGTATTAGCGAAAACAGCCGCGCTTGCCATAACGATGCACCGCGCCGCTGCGCCATGCCGTATGCAAAGCCCAAAGTGAGGAATACCAAACAAAACCCAAAGACTGTATTGAGCACAAAAGCATTTTCTATCCGGTAACCGGTGAAGTCGTGAAGCACTGATAACAGAAACGGAAACGCAATAGGACGCTTGTCAGGCAAAAATCCATAGGCCTCGGTCAGTCCATAGACATAGAAGGTGATCGTCCCATAGCCACCCACATTATCTCGATGCAGACGCTGTGACACCTCCATCAACACATACTCGTCAGACGTGATTTTGATTTCATACGGTTCACGTGTTACAATGTAGACGAGGATCAAAGCTGACATACCCAAAAGCCACTTGCGATCGCTCGCGAAAAACCACTGCGTTCCTAAGCCTAATATCGCCTCGCGTTCTTTCCAAACGAGCCAAATCAGCAGACCCAACAAAACGTAGAGTAACGGTTTAACATGATAGAGCGTCAGCCAGCGGAGTGTGTCCAAATCCAACACAACGCATGAAGCAAAGCCAATTACTCCCAAGGCTGCGGCCAAAAACAGCAATAGCCCGACTTGTTTGAAGTGAATTCTCATCGATTAAGCGGCATATTCTCAAAATATGCCACGATTAATAAACGATTATCGGTCGCGAGATGGAAGTCTTGATTGCCGAGTTTTAATTTTAGGCAATCAAGAAACTTAAAACCGGGTTGTCTCTATAACAATCACGCCCACACTATCGGATGGTCATGGAATTGCCATTGGATTCTGTAATAGTCGAGACACCGGGGACCGATCCCATCTGGGAGCGTATCCACGCTGAGGCGCGTGCACTTTACGATGCCGAGCCCTATATGCGGACACTCATCAGCGATGTTGTGTTGTCCAAGCAGTCTCTCGAAGAATCCATTTGCGTCCGACTCTCACGAAAGTTTGGCCGATTCGCCGGGACGGAGAACGATTTGTTTGAGACTTTCCAAGAGGCCTTTGCCATCGATCCTAATATCGGGATCCGCGTGCGGGCAGACATTGAGGCTATCTTTGACCGCGATCCTGCGTGCATTGACTACCTTTCACCTCTGCTTTTCTTCAAAGGCTTTCAGGCCCTCTCAGCCTACCGCATCAG harbors:
- a CDS encoding glycosyltransferase family 2 protein — encoded protein: MSHRKLSFIIPVYNEEATVIELYERIEAVVSELDGWEHGYYFVDDGSGDDSWKAICDLKIENPTRVHGLRLRRNFGKAEALQLGFDEADADVVITMDSDLQDDPQEIPNFLSKLDQGYDLVSGWKQVRHDPIDKTLPSRVFNALARVGSGVQLHDFNCGFKAYRGIVVKRVKLFGELHRFIPILADAEGFRIGELPVNHLPRLHGVSKYGSKRFVKGLLDLITVIVLTRYLRRPAHIFGGAGLLFGSIGFLILFYLSFMKIFFGEGIGGRPLFFLGILLLLLGAQLVSLGLVAEIINRQSKQDPSNHISETV
- a CDS encoding prepilin-type N-terminal cleavage/methylation domain-containing protein; translated protein: MKNKKGFTLVEIMIVVVIIGLLAAMAVPAFQKVRTNSQNKSIVNNGRQIQAAANQYFLEFGITKAGLDDLVGFDSYINAADSDALKILGETYPATLTQGKTFNISGLPNGAGGGGTDDHTPTSGATALTFSL